The Phaeacidiphilus oryzae TH49 region CCATCCTGCTGTGGGCGCCGGCCGACCCGCCGCGCGAGGAGCGGGTGGCCGGACGGGTGTCCGGCGTCGGCACGGTGGGTGCGCTCGACCTCCCCGGGATGCTCCTCTTCGTGGGCACCATGGGGCTGCTGATGTACTGGCTGCTCTCGCTGGCCGGCCCGGTCCGCTGGTGGGCGCTCGGCGGGTCGGCGGTCCTCGGCCTGCTGACCGTGCTGCGCTCGCTGCGGGCACCGGTGCCGTTCCTGGACCTGCGGCTGCTGGCCGACCGGGAGTTGAGCTTCACCTACGTCCGCACCGTCGCCACCTACACCGCGTACTACGGGATCTTCTACGGGCTCCCGCAGTGGCTGGAGGAGTCCCGCGGGCTGCACGCCTCGGTGGCCGGGATGGTGATGCTGCCGCTGGCGCTGACGGGCATCTGCTCCACGATCACCGCCACCCGGCTGCAGAAGGTGCGCGGGCCGCGGCCGCTGCTGCTGATCGGGGCGGGGATGCTGACGGTCGGCGGGGTGCTGCTGACGCTGCCGACGCCGGACACGCCGGTGTGGCTGCTGGTGCTCCTCTGCGTGGTGCTGGGCCTTCCCAACGGCTACAACTCGATGGCCAACCAGAACCTGGTCTACCAGGCCGCGCCGGCCCGGCAGGCGGGCGCGGCGTCCGGGATCTACCGGACCTCGCAGTACATCGGCGCGAATCTGGCCTCGGCGATGCTGGGGCTGCTGGTCGGCACCCACGCGACCGCGTCGGGCCTCCACCGCGAGGGCCTCGGCATCGCCGCGATCTGCGCGGTGCTCACCCTGTGCGCGCTGGTCGGCCTGCGCAAGGCCCGCCGCCCGCAGGCGGCCTGACACCCCGTCACCTGAGCGCCGTCCGACACGCACTCTGGCGCTTCCGGTGATGGCGAGTCACCATGGCTACGGTTCGGGACAAACGCGCCGACCCGGAGGGGGCTGCTGCGATGCGACTGGGCAAGGCCATAGCCGTGGGACATGCTGTCGAGCGCGCCGAGAGCGCGGAGATCACCGAGATTCCGGACACATCCGAGAATACCACCCAGGAGACCGTCACCGCTGCCGAGGCCGCGCCCGCCCCGCGGGCCGACGCACCCTCGGAGACGGTAAGCGCCGCGGCGGGGTGAGTCGGCTGCGGCCCTTTCGGGTCCGGCTGCCGAAGGAGAACCCGGAGACGCCGCCGACCGGCTGGAAGGCGGCCTTCCCGATGCTGTCCGCGGACGGCAGGCGGGTCGGGTTCCGCGGTCTCACCCTCGGCGCCGGAGTCGTCTACGCACCGTTCGACGACGCGCGCTGCGTGTACGGAAGGCGGCACCGGCCGCCGGTCCGCGGCTGCGGCTGCGGTTTCTACTGCCTCCACGACGCCGCCGAGGCCTTCGCGCTGACCTGCGCCACCGAGTACCGGGACGCCGCCGTCCTCCAGGTCTCGGTGCTCGGCGACTACATCAGATATCAGCGAGGTATCCGCTCCCAGCAGCAGAAGGTCCGCCGGGTGCTGGTCGGGCGCTGCCCCTGCGGCCGCCCGGCCGAGGCCTTCGTGGACGCCGGCACCGGGGTGCCCGGCTGGCGCGGCCTGGTCGGCGCCTGCGCGGGCTGCGCCGGGCGGCGCCAGGCGCTGCCGTTCGCCGAGTACGGCCGGCTGGCCGGCGGCGGCCTCGTCGCGGCCTGCGACGACCGGATGGCGCCCCCGCCCGCGCAGGCGGTGCTCGGCGGCGGAGCCGGGACCGGCTATCTGCCGCTGCCGCCCGAACTGGCCGGGGCGGGCGGCGCCGACGAGGTGCTGCCGCAGCTCGCCGCCGAGGCGGTGCTGCTCCAGGCCCGTCTGGACTGGCTGCAGGAGCAGTTGGCGAAACTGACGGATCGACCGTGAAGCGAAGCGGCGCGCCCCGGTTTCCTGTGAATCGGCGCGTCGGGGGATTCATGCGCTCAGCCGCGGTGTTCTGATCGTTGCGGACGTATGTCCGTCTCGGGTTGGGGAAGGCGGTGGGCGATGACGGAACTCGATCGCGACACTGGCGGAGGCGCGGGCGGCGCCGGCGGAATCGGCGGCCCGGGCGGCGCCGTCCCGGGCACGAGCCCGCAGGTGATGACGGTGCCGGCGGCGGACGGCGCGCGGCTGGCGGTGCGGGTGGACGGCGATCCGGAGGCCCCGGTGACCGTGCTCCTCAGCCACGGCTGGACGCTGACCGCCGCCGGCTGGGGCCCGCACATCGCGGCGCTGGCGGCGCGCGAGGGACCGCCGCTCCGGATCGTCAGTTTCGACCAGCGCGGCCACGGTTTCTCCGACCGTGGCACCGCGCCCATCGACCTGCCGGTCTTCGGCGCGGATCTGGCGGCGGTCCTCGAGGCGTGCTGCCGGCCCGGTGGCAGCACGGTGGTGGTCGGCCATTCACTGGGCGCCATGGCGCTGCTGGCCTGTGCCGCCGAGCGGCCCGAACTCTTCGGCGGGCCGGACGGGTTGGTCTCCGGGGCGGTGCTGGTCTCGGCCTCGGCCGGCGGGCCGCTGCCGGAGCCCTCGGCCGGGGCCGCCGAGTCCGGACGCCGGGCGGCGCTGCGGGAGCGGGTGGGACGGCTGGAGACCGCACTGGTGGAGGCGGTGCTGAACCGGGAGTGGGCGGCCCGGGCGGCGCACCGGCTGCTGACCGGGCCGGCGGCGCATCCGCGGACACTGCCGCTGTGGCGGCTGGCCTTCGGCGACGGGCCGGACGCCGAGCTGGCCCGGCGCAGCGCCGAGGACTTCCGTGAGACGCCGGTCAGCGACATCGCCGACTACTGGCACGCCTTCGCCCGGCACGACTGCACCGGCCGGATCGGCGCCCTCGGCCGGGTGCCGGTACGGATCCTGGTGGGCGCCGAGGACCGGTTCGCGACGCCGGCCGAGTCGGCGGCGATCGCGGCCGAGCTGCCCTCCGCGGAGCTGAACATGGTCCCCGGCTACGGCCACGACCTGCCGTACGACCGGCCCGACCTGGTGGTCCGGGCCGTGGACGGGGTGGTGGGGGAACTGATGTCCGGGGATAGGTTGGGGGGCATCAGGCCCGGCCCGGAGGGCTGATCCGGCGATCGGCGCCGGCATCGGCCCGGGCCGGCGGCGCGAGGGGCGAGCGTAGGCGATGGCGGCGGAGGGGCGGGGCGGGCAGCGGGCGCGGACACCCGGCTGGCGGGCGGTCGCCCTGCTGGTCGCGGGCGCGTTCTTCATGGAGAACCTGGACGGCACGATCATCTCGACCGCCGCCCCGCGGATGGCCGTGTCGCTCGCCGTCCGGCCCGCCGACATCAACGTGGCCATGACCGCGTACCTGCTGACCGTCGCGGCCTGCATCCCGGCCAGCGGCTGGGCGGTGGACCGGTTCGGGGCGCGGCGGGTGTTCACCGCGGCGGTGGGCGTCTTCACCCTGGCCTCCGCGCTCTGCACCCTCAGCGGCGGCCTCGGCGAGCTGACCGCGGCCCGGGTGGTGCAGGGGATCGGCGGGGCGATGATGGTGCCGGTCGGCCGGCTGGTCGTGCTGCGGGACACCGAGAAGTCCGAACTGCTGGCCGCGGTGGCCTATCTGACCTGGCCGGCGCTGCTGGCCCCGGTGATCGCCCCGACCCTGGGCGGGCTGCTCTCGGCGTACGCGTCCTGGCGGTGGATCTTCGCGCTGAACCTGCCGCTGGGCGCGGCGGCGCTGATCGCCGCGTTCCGGCTGATGCCGCGCCGAGACCCCGGGCCCGCCACCGGCGCCGGCCCCGACGTCGGCGCCGCCTCAGCCGGAGCGGGCGGGGCGGACCGGCTGGACTGGGCCGGCTTCGGCTACTCCGGCGCCGGCCTGGCCATCGGCCTGTACGGGGTCGAGGGCCTCGGCGGCACGCCGATCGACTGGACCCGCACCGGGCCGGCGCTGGCGGCGGGCGCCCTGCTGCTCGGGCTGGCGGTCCGCCACCTCGCCCGCGCCGAGCGGCCGCTGGTCGACCTGCGGGTGATGCGGCTGCACTCGGCCCGGGTGTCCAACCTCGGCGGCTCGCTCTTCCGCACCGCGATCAGCGCGGTGCCGTTCCTGCTGCCGCTCCTCTTCGAGCTGGGCTACGGCTGGAGCCCGACGGCGGCCGGGCTGATGCTGATGGCGGTCTTCGCGGGGAACATCGGCATCAAGCCGCTCACCTCGCCGATCCTCCGGCGCTGGGGCTTCAAACGGGTGCTGGTGGGCAGCAACCTGGCGGCCGCGGGCAGCATCGCCCTGTGCGCCGGACTCGGGCCGCACACCCCGCTCGCGGCCACCGCGGCCGTACTCTTCGCCGGGGGCGTCTTCCGCTCGATCGGCTTCACCGCGTACAACGGGGTGGCCTTCGCCGAGGTGCCGGCCGCCCAGATGTCCGCGGCCAACACCCTGAACGCGACCCTCCAGCAGCTCGCGGGCGGGGTGGGGGTGGCCGCGGGGGCGCTGGCGCTGCGCGCCGGGCAGGCGGTGTCGGACGGGCATCCGGCCGGCGGGGCCGTCGGCCTGGCGCCGTTCCGGATCGCCTTCCTGCTGGTCGCCCTGCTGCCGCTGGTCGGCGCGGTGGAGGTGGCCCGGCTCAACTCCCGTACCGGGGCGACCGTCACCGGCCACGCCGAGCGCGCCAGGCCGGCCGGGAGCGACGCTAGATTGGCCACCACCGATCCAGGCGAAGGAAGTTGACGCGTGATCGAGATCGCGGACATCGAGGCGGCGGCCGAGCTGATCGACGGCCACATCCTGCGTACCCCGACGCTGGCCAGCCCGGGGCTGACCGGGCTGCTCGGCGTGCCGGTGACCGCCAAGCTGGAACTGCTCCAGCGCACCGGATCCTTCAAGGCCCGCGGGGCCACCGCCAAGCTGCGCTCGCTCAGCGCCGCCGACCGGTCGGCCGGGGTGGTCGCGGTGAGCGGCGGCAACCACGCGATCGCGGTGGCGGTGATGGCCCAGGCGCTGGACGTGAAGGCGACCGTGGTGATGCCGCGCACGGCGCCGGCGCGGGCGGTGGACATCGCCCGGGAGGCCGGTTCCACGGTGCGGCTGACGGACGACATGCCGTCCGCCTTCGCCCTGGTGGACCAGCTCAGGGCGGAGGGGCTGACCCTGGTCCACCCCTTCGACGATCCGGTGGTGATCGCCGCCCAGGGCACGGTCGGCCTCGAACTCGCGGAGGACGCGGGGGAGTTGACCGACGTCCTGGTCAGCATCGGCGGGGGCGGGCTGATCGCCGGGGTGGCGGCGGCGCTGCGGGCGCGGCGGCCGGGGCTGCGGATCTGGGGGGTGGAGACCGCGGGCGCGGAGGCCATGTCGCAGGCGCTGTCGGCGGGCGGGCCGCTGGCGGTGCGGCTCTCCTCGATCGTCACCACCCTCAGCGCGCCCAGCGCCTCCGCGCTGACCTACCGGCATGTCGCGGAGCTGGTCGAGGAGGTCCTGGTGGTCTCCGACGCCGAGGCCGTGCGGGGCACCCTCGAACTGGCGGAGCACGCCAAGGTGTGGGCGGAGCCCGCCGCCGGCTGCCTGCTGCCGGCCGCCCGCCGGGTCGTCGAGCGGGTGGGCCCGGGCGTCCGCCTCGGCCTGGTGCTGTGCGGCGGCAACGCCACCACCGATGACGTCCTGGCCTGGGCGGAGCGCTTCGGCCTGCGCTGACGGCGGGGACCGCCGCGTCGCCCCGAGCGGGAGGGGGCCGGGCGCCGAGCCGGGCCCGCCGGGTGGAGACCGGAATCCACCCGCCCCGGGGGCCCCTCCCACCCGTGGGTTGATGTGGCGGGGGAGGCCGGAGGGCGACGCTCATGGCATGAGCTTCTCCGACTGGTTGATCGACCTCGCCCTCATCGGACTGGTGGTGCTGCAGCTGCGCGCCCGCCGGCTGACCGTGCGCTCGCTGCTGCTGCCGGTGGCACTCGTCTGCTGGGCCGGATTCCACTACCTCCACGCCGTTCCGACCTCCGGCGACGACCTGCTGCTGATCGTCCCGGCCACGCTGGCCGGGCTGGCCCTGGGCGTCGGCGCCGGCGTGCTGACCAGGGTCTACCGGGGCGACGACGCCGTCCTGGCCCGCGCGACCGCCGCCGCGGCCGTGCTGTGGGTGCTCGGCGTCGGCGTCCGGCTGGCCTTCCAGGTCTACTCGACCCACGGCGGCGCCCCGTCCATCGGCCGCTTCTCCGTCGACCACCAGATCAGCGCGGACGCCTGGGCGCCCGCGCTGGTCCTGATGGCCTTCGGCGAGGTGCTGGCCCGCACGGCTGTCGTATGGCTCCGCGGGGCCGCGGTCCGCCGCACCGCCGGCGGGCGGCCGGAGCGGGTGCTCTCCGCCTGACACACCCGGGGGGCGGGCGCTGACCGCCCTCAGAACCCGCTCGCCCAGAATGGTGGGTATGCGCATCGGAAAGCTGGGATCCAGGAGCGGGGCCGGAGCAGGGGCGAGGACGGCGGTGGCGGCGGTGGCAGCGGTCCTGGGGCTCGGGCTGGGGCTGGCCGGCTGCTCCGGCGGGGGGCCGGCCGAGCCCGCCTCGGTCAGCTCCTCGCTCAGCGCCCAGGCGGGGGCGCGGCCCGCGGCCGTCCCGCCGCGCCCGGACCATGTGGTGGTCGTCGTCGAGGAGAACCACTCCCGCAGCCAGATCCTCGGCGGCAAGGACGCCCCGTACCTGACCTCACTGGCCGCGCAGGGCGCCTCGTTCAGCGACTCCTACGCGGTGGCCCACCCCAGCCAGCCCAACTACCTGGCGCTCTTCTCCGGTTCCCTGCAGGGCCTCACCGACGACTCCTGCCCCCACAGCTTCACCGGGGCCAACCTCGCCTCCGAACTGAGCGCCGCCGGACGGGACTTCGCCGGGTACGCCGAGTCCATGCCGCGCCCCGGCTACCCCGGTTGCGGCCGGGGCGACTACGCCCGCAAGCACGTGCCGTGGGCGAACTACCCGGCCCTGCCGGCGAAGACGGTGAGCCGCACCTTCGCGCAGTGGCCGAGCGGCGACTACGCCCGGCTGCCCACCGTCTCCTTCGTCGTCCCGAACCTCCAGCACGACATGCACGACGGCTCCGTCCGGCAGGGCGACGACTGGCTGCGCGCCCACCTCTCCGGCTACGCGGAGTGGGCCAGGACCCACCATAGCCTGCTGGTGGTCACCTGGGACGAGGACGAGGGCACCTCGACCAACCGCATCCCCACCCTCGTCGTCGGCCAGGACGTCCGCCCCGGGAGCTACCCCGAACTGGTGGACCACTACCGGCTGCTGCGCACCCTGGAGGCGATGTACGCCCTCCCCGCCCTCGGCGAGAGCGCCCACCGCAGCCCGATCACGGACATCTGGACCCACTGACCCCGGCCGTTCAGCGCGGCCAGGCCCGCCGGCCCAGGTTGATCACCTGGAGCTGGCGGCGCGCGGTGGCCGTGATCCGCTCGCGGTCGGCCGGGTCCGCCGCGTCCAGGAGGCGGGCGGCGGTCAGCACCATGTGGTCGACGTAGAGGTCGGCCAGCATCCGGAGGTCCTCCCGGGACCAGCCGGCGGTGTCCGGCAGCCCGGACAGGTAGTCGACCAGGTCGTCGGCGAAGTCGCCGAGCCGGTCCGCGATCGCCTCCCGCACCTCGCGGACCCCGCCCTGCCACTCCCGGGTGACGAACCTGAAGTGGGCCGGGTTCTGGGCGACATGACGGGCCGTCACGTCCACCGTGCGGTCGATCACCACGGTGGCGTCCTCCGGCGCGTCCGCGTTCCTCAGGTCGCGGACCAGGCCGCGGAGCGGTACGAAGGCCTCCTCGACCAGGGCCACGCCGAGCTCGGAGAGGCTCGCGAAGTGCCGGTAGAAGGCGGTCGGGGTGAGCCCGGCCGCGCGGGTCACCTCGCGCAGGCCGAGGCTGCTCAGGGACTGGTGGTCGAGCAGCCGCAGCCCGGCGTCCAGCAGTGACTGGCGGGTCTGCTGCTTCTGCTCCTGCCGGGTGTGGCGGGTGTGGCCGGTGGGACGGGTGGAGGCCGACCTCGTCGTCGGCGCGGGTGGGGAAGTGTGGCGCATGTCATTCAGTAAACAACTGTTCTCCAGCATGCGCGAGGGGCGGGGCCGCGATAGTGTGGAGTCGTTCGGTGCACAACTGTTCTCTGAATATGCGATGGGGAGGGGATCGGGATGGCCATTCTGGTCGTGCTGCTGGCCCTCGGTTCGATGCTGTGGGGAGCGGCCTCCTACCTCAGCCCGAGCGCGCTCGGCATCGGCGCTGCTGTGGTGGGGACCTGGCTGCTCGGCTTCGTGGTCCGGGAGCGGATCCGGATCGCCCGGACGCGGAAGGCGGCGAGCGAATGAGCGGCGTCACCACCCTCGGGGCCCCGAAGGCCCGCCAGCGCGAGCGCGACGAGACCGCGGTGGCCTCGTTCGTCCTCGGCCTGCTGGGGTTGTTCTTCTTCAACGTGGTGCTCGGCCCGCTGGCGGTCGTCCTCGGCTCGGTCAGCCTCTTCCGGGGCACCCGCCGGCGCGCCCGCGCCCTGCTCGGCATCGCCCTCGGCGTCGCCGACCTGGTGGTCCTGGGCGTCCTGATGGCCGCCCACCACGGCGGCTTCGTCTGGCACTTCGGCGTCTGATCCGGGACGCGACGGACTCGGTCCGGTGCGGCGGTACTCCCGCCGCACCGGACCGAGTCGTCTCCGGGCCCGGCCGGGCGCCGGTCAGTCGGTGGCCAGGGTGGTCCGGTGCTCGTGGGAGAGCACCAGATAGCCCTGGGCGTTGAGCTTGATGTGGGCCAGGTCGTCCTCGGTGAGGGGGCGGCGGACCTTGGCGGGGACGCCCGCCACCAGGGAGCCCGGGGGGACCACGGCGTTCTGCGGGACCACCGCGCCCGCGGCGACCAGGGAGCCGGCGCCGATGACGGCGCCGTTGAGGACGGTGGCGCCCATGCCCACCAGGACGTCGTCCTCCACCGTGCAGCCGTGGAGCACGGCGTTGTGGCCGACCGAGACCCGCTCGCCGACCGTGCAGGGGAAGCCCGGGTCGGCGTGGACGGTGCTGTTGTCCTGGATGTTGGAGTCCGCGCCGATGGTGATCTGCTCGGTGTCCCCGCGCAGGACGGTGTGGTACCAGACGCTCGCGCCCGCGGCCAGGCGGACCCGGCCCAGGACCACGGAGGTCGGCGCGGTGAAGGCGCCCGGGTCCACCTCCGGGGAGTGTCCCGACACCGCTGCGATCAGTCCGCTGTGCTCCGCCATGGGGGCCGCCCTGCCTTCCCGTCCGGGATCTTCCTTGATCGTGGATCGTGTGCGGCCACCGTAAGGGGAGGGGGCGGCGGGACGGCAAGCGGGTGGGGGGCCGGCGGCCGGTCCGGCGTGCGGGCCGGTGCCGGGGCCGGCGTCCGGCGGTCAGCCGGAGGCGGACGGCAGCGGCTGCTCGGCCCAGATGACCTTGCCGGTGTGGGTGTAGCGGGTCCCCCAGCGGTGGGCGAGCTGGGCGACCAGGAACAGGCCGCGGCCGCCCTCGTCGGTGCTCCGGGCCCGGCGCAGCCGCGGCGAGGTGGCGCTGCCGTCGGTGACCTCGCAGATCAGCGTGCGGTCCCGGAGGAGCCGCAGCCGGACCGGGCCGGCGGTGTACCGGATGGCGTTGGTGACCAGCTCGCTCACCATCAGCTCGGTGGTGAACACCAGCTCGTCCAGCCCCCAGTCGTGCAGCCGCCGGGCGGCCTCGGCGCGGATCCCGCCGACCGCCGCCGCGTCCATCGGGACGTCCCAGACGGCCAGGTGGTCCGCGTCGGTGCGGCGGGTGCGGGCGACCAGCAGGGCGGCGTCGTCCAGCGCCCTGGCCGGCCGCAGCCTGCGCTGCAGCTCGTCCCGGACGGCGGCGGGCGGGCGGCCGGCCAGCGAGGCCAGCGCCTCGCGCAGGGCCTCCTCGCCGTCGGCCGTGGTCGCGGAGCCGGCGGTGAGGCCGTCGGTGTAGAGGACCAGGGTGGTGCCCTCGGGGAGGGTGAGGTCGACGCTCTCGTACGGTGATCCGCCGTTGCCGAGGGGCGGGCCGGTGGGCAGCCGGGGGAGGACGGCGGTGCCGTCCGGGTACAGCAGGGCGGGGGCGCGGTGCCCCGCGGAGGCCATCGTGCACTGCCCGGTGACCGGGTCGTGGACGACGTAGAGGCAGGTGGCGCCGGTGGCCGGGGCGATGCCGGCCTCCGCGGACTCCGAGGGGTCGGCGAGGGCGTCGAGCTGGCCGATCAGCTCGTCCGGCGGCAGGTCCAGGGTGGAGAAGTTGCGGATCGCGGTGCGCAGCCGGCCCATGGTGGCCGCCGCGTGCAGCCCGTGCCCCGCGACCTCGCCGACCACCAGCGCGATCCGCCCGCCGGAGAGCGGCAGGGCGTCGTACCAGTCCCCGCCGACCCCGCCGCGGTCGCTGGCCGGCTGGTAGCCATGGGCCAGTTCGGCCGCGCGGAGGTCGGGGAGGGAACCCGGCAGCAGGCTCTGCTGGAGGGTGAGCGCGAGGGTGCTCTCCCGGGTGTAGCGGCGGGCGTTGTCCAGGGCCACGGCGGCGCGGCCGACCAGCTCGCCGAGCAGGGCGACGTCGTCCTCCTGGAACGGCCCGCGCTCCGGCCCGCGCCGGAAGGAGGCCAGTCCGAGGACGGTGCCGCGGGCCCGGATCGGCACCTCGACGCACGAGCCGCCGTCCGGGGCGGGCCGGACGGCCGGCTGGTCCGGGAACGGCGCCGGCGGCAGCGCGGGCCGCTGGGCCCCGACCTCGACCCCGGCCCGGGCCCGGCGGCGCGGGCACGCCGCGGCCCGGCGGAGCACCGGGGCCTCCTCGATCGGGGCCGGTCCCTCCGGCGCCGGGGGCTCGCCGCCGTCCAGCACCCAGTCCCACAGGTCGACCGTGCACTCCTCGGCCGGCCCCGGCGTCGCGATCTCGGCCAGTTCCTGGGCGGTGCGGTCGACTTCGAGGGTGGTGCCGATCCGCGAGCCGGCCTGGCAGAGCAGCGCGAGCCGGCGCCGCGCGGCCACCGCGAGGCGGGCCGCGGTGGCGTCGCCGATCAGCACCGCGGCGGCGGGGACGGGCAGCCGGTCGGCGGCGTCCCCGTCCGGGGCGGGGGAGCCGGGACGTGGACCGGGACCGGCCGCGGGCTCCTCCTCCGGCCCGCCCGGCCGCGTCCGCTCCGGCGCACTGGGGCGCGGGCGGGGGGTCAGGCGCGGACGCGGCTTCGGGTCCGTCTCCCAGCCCGCGAACGGGAAGTGCGCCTCCACGACCAGCGTTTCCACCGCCCCGGCCGCGCCCGGGGTACGGGCCCGGCGGCAGTGGAGCGCCGCGGTCCGCCCGCCGGAGAGGGTCACCTGCCGCAACCCGGCCCGGCCGAGCGAGATCAGCTCCGCGGCGGCGTCCCGCAGGGTCGCCCGGTCCCCGAGGGAGAGCGCCGAGCAGTCGTCGAGGGAGACCCGGGGGGTGGTCAGCACCGCCGCCAGCAGCGCCTGTTCCCGTGCCGAGTACTGGGCCAGCAGCCGGCCCTCGATCTCCAGCACGGCGCCGCCGACGATCTTCGGCATCATCGGATGCCGGTCGGAGTTCCAGCAGGTGAGGTCGAGGATGCCGAGGATCTCCCCGCTCAGCGGGTCCCGCACCGGGGCCCCCGCGCAGGCGAAGTCCCGCAGCCGCTCCACGAAGTGCTCGGTGCTGAGCACCGCGAACGGCCGGCGCTCGGTGAGGGCGGTGCCGATGCCGTTGGTGCCGGCGTGGTCCTCGGCGTAGCTGAAGCCGGGGGCCAGCCGCACGGCGTCCAGATGCCGGTTGAGCCCGGCGCAGCCGGCCAGCCGCAGGCGCACCCGGGCGGTCTCGTCGGTCAGCACGATGCCGACCCGGGCGCCGGCGAGCCGGGTGTGCAGCCGGTCGACGACCGGGGCGGCGGCGCGCAGCAGATGGTCCTCCGGGTCCAGGTCGGTGAGGCCGCGGTAGGGCGGCTCGTGCCGGCCGGGATCGAGCTCCAGGCCGTGGCAGCGGGCCCAGGAGTCCCGGATGGCCGGGCGGGGGAGCCCGGCCGGGGCCGGGCCGTCCTGCGCGCGCCGCAGGAACGCCGCCGGTGCCGTCCGGCTCCCGGTCAGGGTGGCAGCGCTACCGCCGCCCCAATCGCCCGGCATGGAACCCTCCCGCTCCCCGCGTGACTCCGCGCTTCCGGCTTCTCGGTGCTTACCGGAAGGTATTGCTCAGGAGGCCGGCGTGCGGCCGGAGTCCGGGACAGAGCCCGCTTATGCCACCCTTGCGGGTGAATCTCGCGGTCCCTGCCGGAGATCCGGCGGCATCGGGGAGGGTTCCGCCGCGGCTACACCTCGAGGGTGACGTCGTAGGTGCGCAGCCACTCGTTCATCCCGAGCACCAACTCCCCCGCGTTCCGCAGGAGTTCGCCCGGGAGCTCGGCGACCGCCCGCTCCGCGGCCGGCACGTCGAGGAGTTCGCGCACCGGGGCCGAGCGGTCGGCGAGGGTGTCCCGCAGCTCCTCCCGCACCGCCTCGCCGAAGCGCGGGTCCTGGGTGCTCGGGTACGGGCTCTTCACCCGCTCGGCCACCGAGTCCGGCAGGACGTCCCGGGCGGCGGCCCGGAGCAGCGACTTCTCCCGGCCGTCGAAGGTCTTCAGCTCCCACGGCGTGTTGAAGACGTACTGCACCAGCCGGTGGTCGCAGAACGGCACCCGGACCTCAAGGCCGGTGGCCATGCTGGTGCGGTCCTTGCGGTCGAGGAGGATCTGCACGAAGCGGGTCAGGTGGAGGTAGCCGATCTCGCGCATCCGGGCGGCGAGGCCGGTCTCGCCGGGCAGCCGCGGCACCTCCGCCAGGGCCTCGCGGTACCGGGCGTCCTGATACCCCGCCAGGTCGAGCGAGGAGAGGAGGCCCGGGGCGAAGAGCCCCTCCCGGGGGAGCGGCCGGGTGCCGTCCGGCTCGACGTGCCCGCCGAAGCCGCCGCGGATGGCGTGCAGCCAGGGGAAGGTGTCCGAGCGCACCGCCTCCGGGTCGTGGAACCAGGCGTAGCCGCCGAAGACCTCGTCCGCGGACTCGCCGGAGAGGGCCACCGTGGTCTGCCGGCGGATCGCCCGGAAGAGGAGGTAGAGCGAGGTGTCCGCCTCGCCGAGGCCGATCGGGAGGTCGCGGGCGCGCAGCACGGCGGCCCGGTGCCGGCGGTCCATCAGGTCCTCGACGGACAGCACGATGTCGCTGTGGTCGGCGGCGACATGCTCGGCGAGGGCGTGGGCGTACGGGCCGTCGGGGGTGCCGCGGAGGGCGTCCGGCCGGAAGTTCTCGGTCTGGCCGACGAAGTCGACGGAGAAGGAGCGCACCGGGCCGTTCCCCTCGGACGCCAGCCCCCTGGCCGCCAGTGCGGTGATCACCGAGGAGTCCAGTCCCCCGGAGAGGAGGGTGCACAGCGGCACGTCGGCGATCAGCTGCCGGGCCACGATGTCGTCCAGCAGCTCGCGGACGTGGGCGACGGTCCGCTCCCGGCTGTCGGTGTGCTCGGTGGACTCCAGTCCCCAGTACCGGCGTTCGGTGAGCTGGCCGCGGCGGACCCGGAGGGTGTGCCCGGGCTTGAGCTCGCGCATCCCGCGGTAGACGCCGTGGCCGGGGGTCTTGGTGAAGGAGAGGAGCTCGGCCAGGCCTTCGCTGTCGACCAC contains the following coding sequences:
- a CDS encoding TetR family transcriptional regulator; this translates as MRHTSPPAPTTRSASTRPTGHTRHTRQEQKQQTRQSLLDAGLRLLDHQSLSSLGLREVTRAAGLTPTAFYRHFASLSELGVALVEEAFVPLRGLVRDLRNADAPEDATVVIDRTVDVTARHVAQNPAHFRFVTREWQGGVREVREAIADRLGDFADDLVDYLSGLPDTAGWSREDLRMLADLYVDHMVLTAARLLDAADPADRERITATARRQLQVINLGRRAWPR
- a CDS encoding DUF4190 domain-containing protein encodes the protein MSGVTTLGAPKARQRERDETAVASFVLGLLGLFFFNVVLGPLAVVLGSVSLFRGTRRRARALLGIALGVADLVVLGVLMAAHHGGFVWHFGV
- a CDS encoding gamma carbonic anhydrase family protein, producing MAEHSGLIAAVSGHSPEVDPGAFTAPTSVVLGRVRLAAGASVWYHTVLRGDTEQITIGADSNIQDNSTVHADPGFPCTVGERVSVGHNAVLHGCTVEDDVLVGMGATVLNGAVIGAGSLVAAGAVVPQNAVVPPGSLVAGVPAKVRRPLTEDDLAHIKLNAQGYLVLSHEHRTTLATD
- a CDS encoding SpoIIE family protein phosphatase, with the translated sequence MPGDWGGGSAATLTGSRTAPAAFLRRAQDGPAPAGLPRPAIRDSWARCHGLELDPGRHEPPYRGLTDLDPEDHLLRAAAPVVDRLHTRLAGARVGIVLTDETARVRLRLAGCAGLNRHLDAVRLAPGFSYAEDHAGTNGIGTALTERRPFAVLSTEHFVERLRDFACAGAPVRDPLSGEILGILDLTCWNSDRHPMMPKIVGGAVLEIEGRLLAQYSAREQALLAAVLTTPRVSLDDCSALSLGDRATLRDAAAELISLGRAGLRQVTLSGGRTAALHCRRARTPGAAGAVETLVVEAHFPFAGWETDPKPRPRLTPRPRPSAPERTRPGGPEEEPAAGPGPRPGSPAPDGDAADRLPVPAAAVLIGDATAARLAVAARRRLALLCQAGSRIGTTLEVDRTAQELAEIATPGPAEECTVDLWDWVLDGGEPPAPEGPAPIEEAPVLRRAAACPRRRARAGVEVGAQRPALPPAPFPDQPAVRPAPDGGSCVEVPIRARGTVLGLASFRRGPERGPFQEDDVALLGELVGRAAVALDNARRYTRESTLALTLQQSLLPGSLPDLRAAELAHGYQPASDRGGVGGDWYDALPLSGGRIALVVGEVAGHGLHAAATMGRLRTAIRNFSTLDLPPDELIGQLDALADPSESAEAGIAPATGATCLYVVHDPVTGQCTMASAGHRAPALLYPDGTAVLPRLPTGPPLGNGGSPYESVDLTLPEGTTLVLYTDGLTAGSATTADGEEALREALASLAGRPPAAVRDELQRRLRPARALDDAALLVARTRRTDADHLAVWDVPMDAAAVGGIRAEAARRLHDWGLDELVFTTELMVSELVTNAIRYTAGPVRLRLLRDRTLICEVTDGSATSPRLRRARSTDEGGRGLFLVAQLAHRWGTRYTHTGKVIWAEQPLPSASG
- the asnB gene encoding asparagine synthase (glutamine-hydrolyzing), with translation MCGIAGWVGYASDHTAPTQTGSARGVIDEMTETMACRGPDASGVWLDRHVALGHRRLAVIDLDGGRQPMTVEADGRTVLATTYSGEIYNYRELRAELAALGHRFRTASDTEVCLHAYLEWGEAFTERLNGMYAFALWDPRSEELLLVRDRMGIKPLYYLPTQDGVLFGSEPKAILAHPDVKAVVDSEGLAELLSFTKTPGHGVYRGMRELKPGHTLRVRRGQLTERRYWGLESTEHTDSRERTVAHVRELLDDIVARQLIADVPLCTLLSGGLDSSVITALAARGLASEGNGPVRSFSVDFVGQTENFRPDALRGTPDGPYAHALAEHVAADHSDIVLSVEDLMDRRHRAAVLRARDLPIGLGEADTSLYLLFRAIRRQTTVALSGESADEVFGGYAWFHDPEAVRSDTFPWLHAIRGGFGGHVEPDGTRPLPREGLFAPGLLSSLDLAGYQDARYREALAEVPRLPGETGLAARMREIGYLHLTRFVQILLDRKDRTSMATGLEVRVPFCDHRLVQYVFNTPWELKTFDGREKSLLRAAARDVLPDSVAERVKSPYPSTQDPRFGEAVREELRDTLADRSAPVRELLDVPAAERAVAELPGELLRNAGELVLGMNEWLRTYDVTLEV